The Pelodiscus sinensis isolate JC-2024 chromosome 30, ASM4963464v1, whole genome shotgun sequence genome has a window encoding:
- the LOC142821380 gene encoding HLA class II histocompatibility antigen, DP beta 1 chain-like isoform X1: MAPARPALLAACLLWLCAGLSAGAQRFTHSQLIVPAAAPGLPKRQSLLRVNGLALSAYDSSSRQMRPRSGYAQPDPESLQFWSVSSARCMFWDPWVEGEYQALVRAVNASAPRAEPYFLQVVQSCEQDAAGEVRALSRYALNGEDALQYRGERDRWFALHPAAWPLAERWNRQRDALAGINAHTPEQCATFLRLTAPFAARTAAQPTGRVSLVRGARLLCHVTGFYPPDIEVGWERGGRAARGRQRSSGVQPNGDPTFQIRVSVELGWGARDPAGHECVVRHRSLGGAPLRLRWEPPPPGLGRSLGISAACVLAGLGAAALGWYLRRGAGRLRWPCRPAWTKPAASRSVPPGDPSAPAPESLGVPA; this comes from the exons GGGCGCAGCGTTTCACGCACTCGCAGCTGATCGTGCCGGCGGCCGCCCCCGGGCTGCCCAAGCGGCAGAGCCTCCTGCGGGTGAACGGCCTGGCGCTCTCGGCCTACGACAGCAGCAGCCGGCAGATGCGGCCCCGCAGCGGCTACGCCCAGCCCGACCCCGAGAGCCTCCAGTTCTGGAGCGTCAGCAGCGCCCGCTGCATGTTCTGGGACCCCTGGGTGGAGGGCGAGTACCAGGCGCTGGTGCGGGCCGTGAACGCCAGCGCCCCCCGGGCCG AGCCCTACTTCCTGCAGGTGGTGCAGAGCTGCGAGCAGGACGCGGCGGGCGAGGTGCGGGCGCTGAGCCGCTACGCGCTGAACGGGGAGGACGCGCTGCAGTACCGGGGCGAGCGGGACCGCTGGTTCGCCCTGCACCCGGCCGCCTGGCCCCTGGCCGAGCGCTGGAACCGCCAGCGGGACGCCCTGGCCGGGATCAACGCGCACACGCCGGAGCAGTGCGCGACCTTCCTCCGCCTCACCGCGCCCTTCGCCGCCCGGACCGCAG cccagcccacgggCCGCGTGTCCCTGGTGCGGGGGGCCCGGCTGCTCTGCCACGTGACCGGCTTCTACCCCCCGGACATCGAggtgggctgggagcgggggggccgggcggccCGGGGGCGGCAGCGCAGCAGCGGGGTCCAGCCCAACGGGGACCCCACCTTCCAGATCCGCGTCTCCGtcgagctgggctggggggcgcgggaccccgccgggcACGAGTGCGTGGTCAGGCACCGCAGCCTGGGGGGCGCCCCCCTGCGCCTCCGCTGGG AGCCCCCGCCTCCGGGGCTGGGCCGGTCGCTCGGCATCTCGGCCGCCTGCGTcctggcggggctgggagccgccGCCCTGGGCTGGTACCTGCGCCGGGGGGCAG GCCGACTCCGGTGGCCGTGTCGCCCGGCCTGGACCAAGCCAGCTGCCTCCCGCTCCGTCCCGCCCGGAGACCCCTCGGCCCCGGCTCCAGAGAGCCTGGGTGTCCCCGCATGA
- the LOC142821380 gene encoding uncharacterized protein LOC142821380 isoform X2 has translation MAPARPALLAACLLWLCAGLSAGAQRFTHSQLIVPAAAPGLPKRQSLLRVNGLALSAYDSSSRQMRPRSGYAQPDPESLQFWSVSSARCMFWDPWVEGEYQALVRAVNASAPRAEPYFLQVVQSCEQDAAGEVRALSRYALNGEDALQYRGERDRWFALHPAAWPLAERWNRQRDALAGINAHTPEQCATFLRLTAPFAARTAEPPPPGLGRSLGISAACVLAGLGAAALGWYLRRGAGRLRWPCRPAWTKPAASRSVPPGDPSAPAPESLGVPA, from the exons GGGCGCAGCGTTTCACGCACTCGCAGCTGATCGTGCCGGCGGCCGCCCCCGGGCTGCCCAAGCGGCAGAGCCTCCTGCGGGTGAACGGCCTGGCGCTCTCGGCCTACGACAGCAGCAGCCGGCAGATGCGGCCCCGCAGCGGCTACGCCCAGCCCGACCCCGAGAGCCTCCAGTTCTGGAGCGTCAGCAGCGCCCGCTGCATGTTCTGGGACCCCTGGGTGGAGGGCGAGTACCAGGCGCTGGTGCGGGCCGTGAACGCCAGCGCCCCCCGGGCCG AGCCCTACTTCCTGCAGGTGGTGCAGAGCTGCGAGCAGGACGCGGCGGGCGAGGTGCGGGCGCTGAGCCGCTACGCGCTGAACGGGGAGGACGCGCTGCAGTACCGGGGCGAGCGGGACCGCTGGTTCGCCCTGCACCCGGCCGCCTGGCCCCTGGCCGAGCGCTGGAACCGCCAGCGGGACGCCCTGGCCGGGATCAACGCGCACACGCCGGAGCAGTGCGCGACCTTCCTCCGCCTCACCGCGCCCTTCGCCGCCCGGACCGCAG AGCCCCCGCCTCCGGGGCTGGGCCGGTCGCTCGGCATCTCGGCCGCCTGCGTcctggcggggctgggagccgccGCCCTGGGCTGGTACCTGCGCCGGGGGGCAG GCCGACTCCGGTGGCCGTGTCGCCCGGCCTGGACCAAGCCAGCTGCCTCCCGCTCCGTCCCGCCCGGAGACCCCTCGGCCCCGGCTCCAGAGAGCCTGGGTGTCCCCGCATGA